Proteins from one Rosa chinensis cultivar Old Blush chromosome 7, RchiOBHm-V2, whole genome shotgun sequence genomic window:
- the LOC112177612 gene encoding uncharacterized protein LOC112177612, which translates to MELLFRETFGTIEPEVDLASLTQMAQQPTESAVAYLQRFQIQKAKLNVILPEKELVKLAVKGLEPRQRKKQHGSMIQLMGDRDGNGAATLSYQPATYDPYYHHNTEEVVQDDEEVEDNDIAAYELTGKKNPSLKQLKISKEPVKLKSMAFTKPEFATYTYDANKAHEILDEMIAAKMVKTDFGPFPQPDQLKGKKYCKFHNLWNHNTADCVKLKDQIQVWLNNGSLQVEAPVTAAALVDVDPFPDTGINMVNVEWTK; encoded by the exons ATGGAACTACTTTTCCGTGAGACGTTTGGGACTATTGAGCCTGAAGTAGACCTAGcctctctcactcagatggcccagCAGCCTACAGAATCAGCAGTCGCctatcttcagcgctttcaaatccagaaagccaagctgaatGTCATCCTGCCCGAGAAGGAGTTAGTCAAGTTGGCAGTCAAAGGTTTGGAGCCCCGAcaacgaaagaagcagcatggcagcatgattcagTTGATGGGggatagggatggcaatggggcgg CaaccctgagctaccagccggccACTTATGACCCTTATTACCATCACAACACTGAAGAAGTGGTCCAGGACGATGAAGAGGTCGAGGATAATGACATAGCGGCTTACGAGTTAACCGGGAAAAAGAATCCGTCCTTGAAGCAGTTGAAGATTTCCAAGGAGCCCGTCAAGCTTAAATCGATGGCCTTTACCAAGCCGGAGTTTGCGACATATACTTACGATGCCAATAAGGCTCACGAGATCCTTGACGAGATGATcgctgcgaagatggtgaagaccgatTTCGGACCTTTTCCGCAACCAGACCAGTTGAAGGGGAAGAAATATTGCAAGTTCCATAACCTGTGGAATCACAACACCGCGGACTGTGTaaagctcaaagaccagattcaggtatggcttaataacggtAGTTTGCAGGTAGAGGCTCCAGTCACAGCGGCGGCACTAGTTGATGTAGATCCCTTTCCAGACACTGGGATCAACATGGTCAATGTAGAGTGGACCAAATAG